In the genome of Cupriavidus malaysiensis, one region contains:
- a CDS encoding alkaline phosphatase family protein, whose protein sequence is MEWSQARQSAVLLTSIASACLLAACGGNGDGSSSSTGGTTSAATTYGGVVLATAYVPGSTTGNPTIQPGYYAGATVCVDANSNGKCDSGEASAKTDANGRFSLQSSASGQLVADIPTSATNTAAGKAVSSHLILRASAAQVADQGATGVVISPMSSEVQRLVEANNTSYATEKANLAARLSGPALGTASVTVSGADALADANKLSGAAQQALLFEDNQLVQRYTYATTKFDRGDMYPDNLAVAGGDPSLPALASAGKVSTATAVTPSTAQQTITFAQAQQAAFNVEGVPRYDNIFVIMMENKSTNTILGSASAPNINNLLSSGNQFSTYYATGNPSEPNYTALGGGDDWGITDDAWWGCGAGAPGSATSNAPTDAAFAGGTASDGQPLPALAATPPLDSNHLSNYGSVGCSVGSTANHNVSAPSLFTLLSQAGMTWRTYSESMNPGQDPRADSIADAAVTDTYTGAGGPGTANYAVPKGLYKTKHHPGMAYQSTRNLPEFMANNRTVGGSQYSATDWAKSTAYTIPTGYNYDQLGTDLAKGDVGNLNFVMPDQCDDMHGVGSDASCSGTNLILRGDAYVQQLVTKIQSSPLWKNPLRRVAIVVMFDEGAGSSTSCCGWNATGSSGAPQPIQQDSSGKWAAVATPVTNYNKGNIGHGNSIFGVLTNQPNAPKGIVDSDAYSHFSFVRTLQDMFQIADPQTPSTYLARAKYTESFIAQNILVLPEFAGSADTHFDSVRPMNHAYVIPKTYSQRLNPGDVTGTSLATAQVGPDATQANAWALSK, encoded by the coding sequence ATGGAGTGGAGCCAAGCACGACAGTCGGCGGTATTGCTGACGTCGATCGCGAGCGCCTGCCTGCTGGCTGCATGCGGCGGCAATGGTGACGGCAGTTCCAGCAGCACCGGCGGTACCACCAGCGCCGCGACGACGTATGGCGGCGTGGTCCTGGCCACCGCCTACGTTCCCGGCAGCACCACGGGCAATCCGACCATCCAGCCCGGCTACTATGCCGGCGCCACCGTTTGCGTGGACGCCAACAGCAACGGCAAGTGCGACAGCGGCGAAGCCTCGGCCAAGACCGACGCCAACGGCCGCTTCAGCCTGCAGAGCAGCGCTTCCGGCCAACTGGTGGCGGATATCCCGACTTCGGCCACCAATACCGCCGCCGGCAAGGCAGTCTCCAGCCACCTGATCCTGCGCGCCTCGGCGGCGCAGGTGGCGGACCAGGGTGCCACCGGCGTCGTCATCAGCCCGATGTCGAGCGAGGTGCAGCGCCTGGTCGAGGCGAACAACACCAGCTATGCCACCGAGAAGGCCAACCTCGCCGCCCGCCTGAGCGGTCCGGCGCTGGGCACGGCATCGGTGACGGTCAGCGGCGCCGATGCGCTGGCCGACGCCAACAAGCTGTCGGGCGCGGCGCAGCAGGCGCTGCTGTTCGAGGACAACCAGCTCGTACAACGCTACACCTACGCGACGACCAAGTTCGACCGCGGCGACATGTACCCCGACAACCTCGCGGTGGCCGGTGGCGACCCCTCGCTGCCCGCCCTGGCCTCGGCCGGCAAGGTGAGCACGGCGACCGCGGTGACGCCGTCGACGGCACAGCAGACCATCACCTTCGCGCAGGCGCAGCAGGCTGCCTTCAACGTCGAGGGCGTGCCGCGCTACGACAATATCTTCGTCATCATGATGGAGAACAAGAGCACGAACACCATCCTCGGCTCCGCTTCCGCGCCCAACATCAACAACCTCCTGAGCAGCGGCAACCAGTTCAGCACCTACTACGCCACCGGCAACCCGAGCGAGCCGAACTACACGGCGCTGGGCGGTGGCGATGACTGGGGCATCACCGACGACGCCTGGTGGGGCTGCGGCGCGGGCGCGCCGGGCAGCGCTACCAGCAACGCGCCGACCGATGCGGCGTTCGCCGGTGGTACCGCATCCGACGGCCAGCCGCTGCCTGCGCTGGCCGCCACGCCGCCGCTCGACTCGAACCACCTGTCGAACTATGGCTCGGTCGGCTGCAGCGTCGGTTCCACGGCGAACCACAACGTCTCGGCCCCGAGCCTGTTCACGCTGCTGTCGCAGGCCGGCATGACCTGGCGCACCTACAGCGAGTCGATGAACCCGGGCCAGGATCCGCGCGCCGACAGCATCGCGGACGCCGCGGTGACGGATACCTACACCGGCGCGGGCGGCCCCGGCACCGCCAACTACGCGGTGCCTAAAGGCCTCTACAAGACCAAGCACCACCCGGGCATGGCCTACCAGAGCACGCGCAACCTGCCGGAGTTCATGGCCAACAACCGCACCGTGGGCGGCTCGCAGTACTCCGCCACGGACTGGGCCAAGTCGACCGCCTACACCATCCCGACCGGCTACAACTACGACCAGCTCGGCACCGACCTGGCCAAGGGCGACGTGGGCAACCTGAACTTCGTCATGCCCGACCAGTGCGATGACATGCACGGCGTGGGCTCGGATGCGTCCTGCTCGGGTACCAACCTGATCCTGCGCGGCGATGCCTACGTGCAGCAGCTGGTCACCAAGATCCAGTCCTCGCCGCTGTGGAAGAACCCGCTGCGCCGCGTGGCGATCGTGGTGATGTTCGACGAAGGCGCCGGCAGCAGCACCTCCTGCTGCGGTTGGAATGCCACCGGCAGCAGCGGCGCCCCCCAGCCGATCCAGCAGGATTCGAGCGGCAAGTGGGCGGCGGTGGCCACCCCGGTGACCAACTACAACAAGGGCAATATCGGCCACGGCAACTCGATCTTCGGCGTGCTGACCAATCAGCCGAACGCGCCCAAGGGTATCGTCGACAGCGACGCGTACAGCCACTTCTCCTTCGTGCGCACGCTGCAGGACATGTTCCAGATCGCCGACCCGCAGACGCCGTCGACCTACCTGGCCCGCGCCAAGTACACCGAATCGTTCATCGCGCAGAACATCCTGGTCCTGCCTGAGTTCGCTGGTAGCGCGGATACGCACTTCGACTCGGTCCGTCCGATGAACCACGCCTACGTGATTCCCAAGACGTACTCGCAGCGCCTGAACCCCGGCGATGTCACCGGCACCTCGCTGGCGACCGCCCAGGTCGGTCCGGACGCCACTCAGGCCAACGCCTGGGCGCTGTCGAAGTAA
- a CDS encoding AraC family transcriptional regulator — MQHVDRIIHWVLSSLALETSVFHLGQYCGQWRASLAGRARAGYHLVLHGQCWLHVPGRQAPLRLSAGDAVFFLRDIPHHLGPSDDAAACLPVAVMQPLGVPLAGGTGLACGFFDFRAGMAEALLAPFPDYLVLPADAPAAPGIRALFELIEQEARHSGAEASPLVARLVELLFFYVIRALSAREEVARGLWPMLRSAEFSALVLELIRHPERDWSIEAMAARVHMSRATFCKRFAAACGEPPATFLQLLRMKIATRLLDDGAAIAQVAERVGYRSESAFAKAFLRATGLQPGAWRRRAQASTTASLAATQM; from the coding sequence ATGCAGCATGTCGACAGAATCATCCACTGGGTCCTGAGCAGCCTGGCTCTCGAAACTTCGGTCTTCCATCTCGGCCAGTACTGCGGGCAATGGCGCGCTTCGCTGGCCGGCCGCGCTCGCGCCGGCTACCACCTGGTGTTGCACGGGCAATGCTGGTTGCACGTGCCGGGCCGCCAGGCACCGCTGCGGCTGAGTGCCGGCGACGCCGTCTTCTTCCTGCGTGACATCCCCCACCACCTGGGCCCTTCCGACGACGCGGCGGCCTGCCTGCCGGTGGCGGTCATGCAGCCGCTGGGCGTCCCGCTCGCGGGTGGAACCGGGCTGGCATGCGGGTTCTTCGACTTTCGCGCCGGCATGGCCGAGGCCCTGCTCGCCCCCTTCCCCGACTATCTGGTCCTGCCGGCGGACGCTCCGGCCGCCCCCGGCATCCGCGCGCTGTTCGAGTTGATCGAGCAGGAAGCCCGCCACAGCGGCGCGGAAGCCTCGCCGCTGGTGGCGCGCCTGGTCGAGCTGCTGTTCTTCTACGTGATCCGCGCGCTGTCCGCGCGCGAGGAAGTGGCCCGCGGCCTGTGGCCGATGCTGCGCAGCGCCGAGTTTTCGGCGCTGGTGCTGGAGTTGATCCGCCATCCCGAACGCGACTGGTCGATCGAGGCCATGGCGGCACGCGTGCACATGTCGCGCGCCACCTTCTGCAAACGCTTCGCCGCCGCCTGCGGCGAGCCGCCGGCGACCTTCCTGCAGTTGCTGCGCATGAAAATCGCCACGCGCTTGCTGGACGATGGGGCTGCCATCGCCCAGGTGGCGGAACGGGTCGGCTACCGCTCGGAATCCGCCTTCGCCAAGGCGTTTCTCCGGGCCACCGGGCTGCAACCGGGAGCCTGGCGGCGACGGGCACAGGCCTCCACCACGGCCTCGCTCGCCGCCACGCAGATGTAG
- a CDS encoding carboxymuconolactone decarboxylase family protein — translation MSRLPLLSADNAPTASRPFVERAIANNGFLPNLIAALAHSPAALEAYLTVGEINGRSGLTLAEREVVQITAAAVHGCAFCVAGHTAVALKKARLETDQVEALRTQAPLREARHEALAAFTRAIIATRGAVPDAALQDFLHAGFEAGQALDVVLGVSLATLCNFANNLAQSPLNAELEPYRWAPATA, via the coding sequence ATGAGCCGACTCCCTCTGCTGAGCGCCGACAACGCGCCAACGGCCAGCCGCCCCTTCGTCGAGCGTGCCATCGCCAACAATGGCTTCCTGCCCAACCTGATCGCCGCGCTGGCCCACTCGCCCGCTGCCCTGGAGGCCTACCTGACAGTGGGCGAGATCAACGGCCGCAGCGGACTGACGCTGGCCGAGCGCGAGGTGGTGCAGATCACCGCCGCGGCCGTGCACGGCTGCGCCTTCTGCGTGGCCGGACATACCGCCGTGGCCTTGAAGAAGGCCAGGCTGGAAACGGACCAGGTCGAGGCGCTGCGCACACAGGCACCGCTGCGCGAAGCGCGCCACGAGGCCCTGGCGGCCTTCACGCGGGCCATCATCGCCACGCGCGGCGCCGTGCCCGACGCCGCTCTCCAGGACTTCCTCCACGCTGGCTTCGAGGCCGGCCAGGCACTCGACGTGGTGCTCGGCGTGAGCCTGGCCACGCTCTGCAACTTTGCCAACAACCTCGCCCAATCACCGCTGAATGCCGAACTGGAGCCCTACCGCTGGGCGCCGGCCACTGCCTGA
- a CDS encoding acyl-CoA dehydrogenase family protein, whose translation MTLDPELAAWLDAHADGLDCGSTDAAALLPRLATAGLIGAGVPIAAGGSGGSCSSAIGAVAALARHSQAAAFVLWAQRVFIEYLLQSPNRALAEAYLPGLLAGTTAGASGLSNAMKFLGGIEALQVEARRRTDGWQLDGRLPWATNLLAQRFVVAVAASDVAGGAPAVFAVPATQAGVQRSADLDLVGLRGTATAALALSQVPLGPEHLLHEDARSYLPRVRPAFLGMQCGLSIGLARRCLASVRGSEDSGRALLAEPAGAIAADLDAAAARLSAGVDAGAFVDAPRALFLLRIQLAELAQQAAQLELQARGGAGYLHGRHGGFARRWREAAFLPIVTPSLVQLRTELARGSARQAA comes from the coding sequence ATGACGCTGGACCCCGAACTTGCCGCCTGGCTCGACGCGCACGCCGACGGCCTCGACTGCGGCAGCACCGATGCCGCGGCACTGCTGCCGCGCCTCGCCACCGCCGGCCTGATCGGTGCCGGCGTGCCCATCGCCGCCGGAGGCAGCGGCGGTAGCTGCAGCTCGGCCATCGGCGCCGTGGCCGCACTGGCCCGGCATTCCCAGGCGGCCGCATTCGTGCTGTGGGCACAGCGGGTCTTCATCGAATATCTGCTGCAGTCCCCCAATCGCGCCCTGGCCGAGGCATACCTGCCCGGCTTGCTCGCCGGCACCACGGCCGGTGCCAGCGGCCTGTCGAACGCGATGAAATTCCTTGGCGGCATCGAAGCGCTGCAGGTGGAGGCCAGGCGCCGAACGGACGGCTGGCAGCTCGACGGCCGCCTGCCCTGGGCCACCAACTTGCTCGCCCAGCGTTTCGTCGTGGCGGTGGCGGCAAGCGACGTGGCCGGCGGCGCGCCGGCCGTGTTCGCCGTGCCAGCCACGCAGGCCGGTGTGCAGCGCAGCGCCGACCTCGACCTGGTCGGGCTACGCGGCACCGCCACCGCGGCCCTGGCATTGAGCCAGGTCCCGCTCGGCCCGGAACACCTGCTGCACGAAGACGCGCGCAGTTACTTGCCGCGCGTGCGGCCGGCCTTCCTCGGCATGCAATGCGGCCTGTCGATCGGCCTGGCGCGGCGCTGCCTGGCGTCGGTACGCGGCAGCGAGGATAGCGGCCGAGCGCTGCTGGCCGAGCCGGCCGGGGCGATCGCGGCCGACCTCGACGCGGCCGCGGCCCGCTTGAGCGCCGGCGTCGATGCCGGCGCCTTCGTCGACGCCCCGCGCGCATTGTTCTTGCTGCGCATCCAGCTGGCGGAGCTGGCCCAGCAGGCGGCCCAGCTCGAACTGCAGGCGCGCGGCGGCGCCGGCTACCTGCACGGCCGTCACGGCGGCTTCGCGCGGCGTTGGCGCGAGGCCGCCTTCCTGCCCATCGTCACGCCCAGCCTGGTCCAGCTGCGGACGGAACTCGCGCGCGGCAGCGCGCGCCAGGCCGCATGA
- a CDS encoding 2OG-Fe(II) oxygenase, protein MSITVNFAPEVRDWIAHNLRRGVEPQALIQELVNRNAKPELAQAMVGAVASALAHGGPMPGDTLEIDADDAPYRLEPLRVPEGARFRLGEREVRVLARLQRPAGVLMSGLLSTAECEALIALARPRLRRSTVVDPVTGRDIVAGHRSSDGMFFLPRETPLIAALEDRVAKLTGIPAENGEGLQMLHYSAGAESTPHVDYLQPGNEANRESIARSGQRVGTLLMYLNDVPGGGETVFPQIGYAVVPQQGQSFYFEYGNRFGQSDPLSLHAAAPVTAGEKWVATKWIRSRRFVPRGAAQD, encoded by the coding sequence ATGTCCATCACCGTCAATTTCGCGCCCGAGGTCAGGGACTGGATCGCCCACAACCTCAGGCGCGGCGTCGAACCGCAGGCTCTTATCCAGGAACTGGTCAACCGCAACGCCAAGCCCGAACTGGCACAGGCGATGGTCGGCGCCGTCGCGTCCGCGCTGGCGCATGGCGGCCCGATGCCGGGCGACACGCTGGAGATCGACGCAGACGACGCGCCCTACCGCCTCGAGCCCCTGCGCGTGCCGGAAGGCGCCCGCTTTCGCCTGGGCGAGCGCGAGGTCCGCGTATTGGCACGGCTGCAGCGCCCGGCGGGCGTACTGATGTCGGGCCTGTTGAGCACCGCCGAATGCGAGGCGCTGATTGCCCTGGCCCGCCCGCGCCTGCGCCGCTCGACCGTGGTCGACCCGGTGACCGGCCGCGATATCGTGGCCGGTCATCGCAGCAGCGACGGCATGTTCTTCCTGCCACGCGAGACCCCGCTGATCGCTGCCCTCGAAGACCGCGTCGCCAAGCTGACCGGCATCCCGGCGGAAAACGGTGAGGGCTTGCAAATGCTGCACTACAGTGCGGGCGCCGAGTCCACCCCGCATGTCGATTACCTGCAGCCGGGCAACGAGGCGAACCGGGAATCGATCGCGCGCAGCGGCCAGCGCGTGGGCACCTTGCTGATGTACCTGAACGACGTGCCCGGCGGCGGGGAGACGGTCTTCCCCCAGATCGGCTATGCGGTCGTGCCGCAGCAAGGCCAGTCCTTCTATTTCGAATACGGCAACCGATTCGGGCAAAGCGACCCGCTGTCGCTGCACGCCGCTGCGCCGGTCACGGCCGGCGAGAAATGGGTGGCCACCAAGTGGATCCGCTCGCGCCGCTTCGTGCCGCGCGGTGCCGCCCAGGACTGA
- a CDS encoding cytochrome-c peroxidase: MEMPRAVRLGVLVLPLLLAACGGDGGDGAASGSASASPGGGSSSSPGGGTSSTGTPLSLAAQVGQKVFFDKTLSGGQNMSCASCHDPAYAYGPPNSLAVQLGSDPTRSGLRAVPSLRYKEATPAYSDSASNPDGVTLSAPGGGFMWDGRADSLASQAALPLLNPVEMNNTSQAAVVTAVQKGSYAALFTQAFGASAFSDTAAAFASIGQALQAFQMEEPSFHPYSSKFDLYLGNKIGGTLTAAELRGLAVFNDTGNCFACHYSGANFNGTRGLMTDFTYQALGVPRNDNSIPGNPSPIPKNSDSSYFDLGLCGPERTDHTPSPAGSASAFCGLFKVPTLRNIASRTAFFHNGVLHSLQQVVHFYNTRDTHPEYWYPSTGGSGSPTANPGYALFTQTLPGATPQKFNDLPATYQGNVDEEVPMGTGKGGSNTLGSGTQPRLPGDTPAMTEQDISDLICFLNTLSDGYQAPATPPTSGTCVN, encoded by the coding sequence ATGGAAATGCCACGTGCCGTCAGGCTGGGAGTGCTGGTCCTGCCGCTGTTGCTTGCTGCCTGCGGCGGCGACGGTGGAGATGGCGCCGCCTCCGGCAGCGCTTCCGCCTCCCCGGGGGGCGGATCTTCGTCCTCGCCGGGCGGTGGAACCTCGTCGACGGGCACCCCCTTGAGCCTGGCGGCCCAGGTCGGGCAGAAGGTGTTCTTCGACAAGACCCTGTCGGGCGGCCAGAACATGTCGTGCGCCAGCTGCCACGATCCGGCCTACGCCTACGGCCCGCCCAACAGCCTGGCCGTGCAGCTCGGCTCGGATCCCACCCGGTCCGGCCTGCGCGCCGTGCCGTCGCTGCGCTACAAGGAGGCCACGCCGGCCTATAGCGACAGCGCTTCCAACCCGGACGGCGTCACGCTGAGTGCGCCCGGCGGCGGTTTCATGTGGGACGGCCGCGCCGACTCCCTCGCCAGCCAGGCGGCGCTGCCGCTGCTGAACCCGGTCGAGATGAACAACACTTCCCAGGCCGCCGTGGTCACCGCGGTACAGAAGGGCAGCTATGCCGCGCTGTTCACGCAGGCCTTCGGTGCGTCCGCCTTCAGCGACACCGCGGCCGCCTTCGCCAGCATCGGCCAGGCCCTGCAGGCCTTCCAGATGGAAGAGCCGAGTTTCCACCCGTACAGCAGCAAATTCGACCTCTACCTCGGCAACAAGATCGGCGGCACGCTGACCGCCGCGGAGCTGCGCGGGCTGGCGGTGTTCAACGACACCGGCAACTGCTTCGCCTGCCATTACTCCGGTGCCAATTTCAACGGCACGCGCGGCCTGATGACGGACTTCACCTACCAGGCGCTCGGCGTGCCGCGCAACGACAACTCGATCCCGGGCAATCCGTCGCCGATTCCGAAGAACAGCGACAGCAGCTACTTCGACCTGGGTTTGTGCGGTCCTGAGCGGACCGACCACACGCCCAGCCCGGCGGGCAGCGCGAGCGCCTTCTGCGGCTTGTTCAAGGTGCCCACGCTGCGCAACATCGCCTCGCGCACGGCGTTTTTCCACAATGGCGTGCTGCACTCGCTGCAACAGGTCGTGCATTTCTACAACACGCGCGACACGCATCCGGAGTACTGGTATCCGAGCACGGGCGGCAGCGGCTCGCCGACCGCCAATCCCGGCTATGCCTTGTTCACGCAGACGTTGCCGGGCGCCACGCCGCAGAAGTTCAACGACCTGCCTGCCACCTACCAGGGCAATGTCGACGAGGAGGTGCCGATGGGCACCGGCAAGGGCGGCAGCAATACGCTAGGCAGCGGCACGCAGCCGCGCCTGCCCGGCGATACCCCGGCCATGACCGAACAGGACATCTCGGACCTGATCTGCTTCCTCAACACCCTGAGCGACGGCTACCAGGCGCCCGCGACGCCGCCGACCAGCGGCACCTGCGTCAATTGA